In Mycobacterium sp. JS623, one genomic interval encodes:
- a CDS encoding 2-oxoacid:acceptor oxidoreductase subunit alpha, which produces MTEGRRVGANDNAVSPGTAGPRQKLEKVVIRFAGDSGDGMQLTGDRFTSEAALFGNDLATQPNYPAEIRAPQGTLPGVSSFQIQIADYDILTAGDRPDVLVAMNPAALKANTADLPRGGLIIANSDEFTKRNLAKVGYESNPLETDELSDYVVQAVPMTTLTLGAVEVIGASKKDGQRAKNMFALGLLSWMYGRELEHSEAFIREKFARKPDVAEANVLALKAGWNYGETTEAFGTTYEVSPAKLKSGEYRQISGNTALAYGLITAGQLAGIQVVLGSYPITPASDILHELSKHKNFNVLTFQAEDEIAGIGAAIGASYGGALGITTTSGPGISLKSEAMGLAVMTELPLIVVDVQRGGPSTGLPTKTEQADLLQVLYGRNGESPVAVIAPRSPSDCFDVAVEAARIAVTYHTPVVILSDGAIANGSEPWAIPDVSTYPSIEHRFAKSGEPFQPYARDPETLARQFAVPGTPGLEHRIGGLEAANGSGNISYEPKNHDLMVRLRQAKIDGIKVPDLEVDDPTGDAELLMLGWGSSYGPIGEACRRARRKGIKVAQAHLRNLSPFPANLGEVLRRYPNIVLPEMNLGQLALLLRGKFLVDVQSVTKVEGMAFLADEVEGIIDAALDGTLGDKEIDKAKFARLAAATVETGVGANA; this is translated from the coding sequence ATGACGGAAGGCAGGCGAGTGGGGGCGAACGACAACGCCGTCAGCCCGGGAACTGCGGGCCCTCGGCAGAAGCTGGAAAAGGTCGTCATCCGCTTTGCCGGCGACTCTGGCGACGGCATGCAGCTCACCGGTGACCGCTTCACCTCCGAAGCCGCTCTGTTCGGCAATGACCTTGCCACGCAACCGAATTACCCCGCCGAGATCCGTGCGCCGCAGGGCACCCTGCCGGGCGTTTCCTCGTTCCAGATCCAGATCGCCGATTACGACATCCTGACCGCGGGCGACCGCCCCGACGTGCTCGTCGCGATGAACCCCGCCGCTCTCAAGGCCAACACCGCTGATCTGCCCCGCGGTGGCCTGATAATCGCCAACTCCGACGAGTTCACGAAGCGCAACCTCGCGAAGGTCGGGTACGAGTCCAATCCGCTGGAGACCGACGAGCTTTCCGACTACGTCGTGCAGGCCGTTCCGATGACGACGCTGACGCTGGGCGCAGTCGAGGTGATCGGCGCATCGAAGAAGGACGGTCAGCGCGCCAAGAACATGTTTGCGCTCGGGCTGCTGTCGTGGATGTACGGCCGCGAGCTGGAGCACAGCGAGGCCTTCATTCGCGAGAAGTTCGCCCGCAAGCCCGATGTCGCCGAGGCCAATGTGCTCGCGCTGAAGGCCGGCTGGAATTACGGCGAGACAACGGAAGCGTTTGGCACCACCTACGAGGTGTCGCCCGCCAAGCTGAAATCCGGTGAGTACCGCCAGATTTCGGGCAACACGGCGTTGGCGTACGGCCTGATCACTGCGGGCCAACTCGCAGGCATCCAGGTGGTCCTCGGTAGCTATCCGATCACGCCGGCCTCGGACATCCTCCACGAGCTGTCCAAGCACAAGAACTTCAATGTGCTGACGTTCCAGGCCGAGGACGAGATCGCAGGTATCGGCGCTGCCATCGGCGCGTCCTACGGTGGTGCGCTCGGCATCACCACCACGTCAGGGCCCGGCATCTCGCTGAAGTCGGAGGCCATGGGTCTGGCCGTGATGACCGAGCTTCCTCTGATCGTGGTCGACGTGCAGCGCGGCGGTCCGTCCACCGGCTTGCCCACCAAGACCGAGCAGGCCGACCTATTGCAGGTGCTGTACGGCCGCAACGGCGAGTCACCTGTCGCCGTGATCGCGCCGCGGTCTCCTTCGGACTGCTTCGATGTCGCCGTGGAGGCTGCACGCATCGCGGTCACCTACCACACGCCGGTCGTGATCCTGTCCGACGGCGCGATCGCGAACGGCTCTGAGCCGTGGGCGATTCCGGACGTCAGCACCTATCCGTCGATCGAGCACAGGTTCGCGAAGTCAGGCGAGCCGTTCCAGCCTTACGCTCGCGATCCGGAGACCCTGGCGCGCCAGTTCGCCGTTCCTGGCACGCCCGGTCTCGAGCACCGCATCGGCGGTCTCGAGGCGGCCAACGGTTCGGGCAACATCTCATACGAGCCCAAGAATCACGACCTGATGGTGCGGCTGCGCCAGGCCAAGATCGACGGCATCAAAGTGCCGGATCTCGAGGTCGACGATCCAACCGGTGACGCGGAACTGCTGATGCTCGGTTGGGGCAGCAGCTACGGCCCGATCGGCGAGGCCTGCAGACGGGCGCGGCGCAAGGGAATCAAGGTCGCGCAGGCGCACCTGCGCAACCTCAGCCCGTTCCCGGCCAACCTGGGCGAGGTGCTGCGGCGCTACCCCAACATCGTGCTGCCCGAGATGAACCTCGGCCAGCTCGCGCTGCTGCTGCGCGGCAAGTTCCTGGTCGACGTTCAGTCGGTGACCAAGGTCGAAGGCATGGCGTTCTTGGCCGACGAGGTCGAGGGCATCATCGACGCCGCGCTCGATGGCACGTTGGGCGACAAGGAAATTGACAAGGCCAAGTTCGCGCGGCTGGCGGCGGCCACGGTGGAAACTGGTGTGGGAGCTAACGCATGA
- a CDS encoding LacI family DNA-binding transcriptional regulator encodes MPHRYKVREIAQQSGLSEATVDRVLNERPGVRENTRAEVMQAIADLDKQRTQLRLNGRRYLIDVVMQTPQRFSDAFRAAVEAELPAFAPAMVRARFHLWESGSTAQMVEALGRLRGSHGVVLKAQDAPEVVEAIDRLVDGGMPVVTYATDVPASSRCAYVGIDNHGAGVTAAYLMNQWLGSAPSDVLITLSRTVFRGEGEREVGFRSALRASGRAIVEVSDSDGIDATNERLVLEALEKHPNVEAVYSVGGGNTATVAAFDRLGRPCRVFVAHDLDADNRRLLREGRISVVLHNDLRADARLAMRLILQERGALPVEPSRPVPIQVITPYNVPG; translated from the coding sequence GTGCCGCACCGCTACAAGGTCCGCGAGATCGCTCAGCAGTCCGGGCTGAGCGAGGCGACCGTCGACCGCGTCCTCAATGAACGGCCGGGGGTGCGGGAGAACACCAGGGCCGAGGTGATGCAGGCGATCGCCGACCTGGACAAACAGCGCACCCAGTTGAGGCTCAACGGGCGCCGCTACCTGATCGACGTTGTGATGCAGACGCCGCAGCGCTTCTCCGACGCGTTCCGCGCCGCGGTCGAGGCCGAATTGCCCGCCTTTGCACCGGCGATGGTGCGGGCGCGTTTTCACCTGTGGGAGTCGGGCTCGACAGCGCAGATGGTCGAGGCGCTCGGTCGTCTGCGCGGCAGCCACGGCGTCGTGCTTAAGGCACAGGATGCGCCCGAAGTGGTTGAGGCCATCGATCGCCTGGTCGATGGGGGTATGCCCGTCGTGACCTATGCGACCGATGTGCCAGCCAGTTCGCGCTGTGCCTATGTCGGCATCGACAACCACGGGGCGGGGGTGACGGCCGCCTATCTGATGAACCAGTGGCTGGGCTCTGCGCCGTCAGATGTGCTCATCACGCTGTCCCGCACGGTGTTCCGCGGCGAGGGGGAGCGCGAGGTCGGGTTCCGCTCCGCGTTGAGGGCATCGGGCCGGGCGATCGTGGAAGTCAGCGACAGCGACGGGATAGACGCGACCAACGAGCGCCTTGTGCTCGAAGCCCTCGAAAAGCATCCCAATGTGGAGGCCGTCTACTCGGTTGGCGGCGGCAACACGGCGACCGTCGCGGCGTTCGACCGGCTCGGTCGGCCGTGCCGGGTGTTTGTTGCCCACGACCTCGACGCCGACAACCGGCGACTGCTGCGCGAAGGCCGCATTTCCGTCGTGCTGCACAACGATCTGCGCGCCGACGCGCGGCTTGCGATGCGACTGATCCTGCAGGAGCGCGGTGCGTTGCCGGTCGAGCCCTCGCGGCCCGTCCCTATCCAGGTGATCACGCCATATAACGTGCCTGGCTAG
- a CDS encoding phytanoyl-CoA dioxygenase family protein codes for MTAAVRTTPNQWIDEADLRLDDFRAQVLRSVDAADYPFADEVRHNMLVYSATTVATAGRRALQSELIRALSDGPGVVVFDGAFDAEVVDRASEAFFAIIDAQRAAGTAAGDHFGKPGANDRIWNAAQKLALHDPQVFADYYVNDTLAVVSQAWLGPRYQLTSQVNVVNPGGQHQVPHRDYHLGFVPDAHLAAYPAHLHRTSPTLTLQGAVAHCDMPVESGPTMLLPFSQRFEGGYLAFNRPEFIDFFAAHHVQVPLAKGDAMFFNPALYHGAGSNVSSDIRRIANLLQISSPFGRAMEALDRTAMVRAVYPALLTMKAAGRPQRDLLNAVVATAEGYPFPTNLDSDQPIGSLAPPSQVDIVLAALADDLTAEQLDVALRDQEDRRMP; via the coding sequence ATGACCGCAGCGGTACGCACAACACCCAACCAGTGGATCGACGAGGCCGACCTGCGCCTCGACGACTTTCGCGCGCAGGTGCTGCGCAGCGTCGACGCCGCTGACTATCCCTTCGCCGACGAAGTGCGACATAACATGCTCGTGTATTCGGCGACCACCGTCGCCACTGCAGGGCGGCGCGCGTTGCAATCCGAACTGATCCGAGCCCTGTCCGACGGGCCCGGCGTGGTGGTTTTCGACGGTGCATTCGACGCCGAGGTGGTGGACCGGGCCAGCGAGGCGTTCTTCGCGATCATCGACGCACAGCGCGCCGCGGGGACGGCCGCCGGTGACCACTTCGGCAAGCCCGGCGCCAACGACCGGATCTGGAATGCGGCACAAAAACTGGCGCTGCACGACCCGCAGGTGTTCGCGGACTACTACGTCAACGACACGCTCGCCGTCGTCTCACAGGCCTGGCTCGGTCCGCGATATCAACTCACCTCGCAGGTAAACGTCGTCAATCCCGGTGGGCAACACCAGGTTCCGCATCGCGACTACCACCTCGGTTTCGTGCCCGACGCGCACCTGGCCGCCTACCCCGCCCATCTTCACCGCACCTCGCCGACACTGACCTTGCAGGGCGCAGTGGCGCACTGCGATATGCCGGTCGAGAGCGGCCCGACCATGCTGCTGCCGTTCTCCCAGCGGTTCGAGGGCGGTTATCTCGCATTCAACCGACCCGAGTTCATCGACTTCTTCGCCGCGCATCACGTTCAGGTGCCGCTGGCCAAGGGCGACGCGATGTTCTTCAACCCCGCGCTGTATCACGGTGCAGGGTCCAATGTTTCGAGCGATATCCGCCGAATCGCGAATCTGTTGCAGATCTCCTCGCCGTTCGGTCGCGCCATGGAGGCCCTTGACCGCACGGCGATGGTGCGCGCGGTGTACCCGGCGTTGCTCACAATGAAGGCGGCGGGCCGCCCGCAGCGCGACCTGCTCAACGCGGTGGTGGCGACCGCCGAGGGTTACCCGTTTCCCACCAACCTCGACAGCGACCAGCCCATCGGCAGCCTTGCCCCGCCCAGTCAAGTCGACATCGTGCTTGCCGCGTTGGCCGACGACCTCACCGCAGAACAACTCGATGTCGCGCTGCGCGACCAAGAAGATCGGAGAATGCCATGA
- a CDS encoding Gfo/Idh/MocA family protein — protein MTTLGVIGLGRIGAFHTETLSDLAGVDGLVVADERADVVAAVAAKHGAKPADSVEELLSSGIDGVIVSAATPAHAELTLAAVHRGLPTFCEKPIAATAAESAHVAEVIARSGVPVQVGYQRRFDAAFAAAKRAVDDGSLGLLHTVRSTTMDPAPPPMEYIEGSGGIFRDCAVHDFDVLRWITGQQPVEVYATGSVQGDPRFTEYGDVDTAAVVVRFDQGTIGLVSAARYNGRGYDCRLEVHGFHDTVVAGWDQGAPVRNVDPANEFPTGPAHHFFMDRFTEAFRAELSAFVDVVNGTAAPACTVADAVEVAWLAEAATESLRRGVPVRIEEVRSS, from the coding sequence ATGACCACCCTCGGCGTAATCGGATTGGGCCGCATCGGCGCCTTCCACACCGAGACGCTGTCCGACCTTGCCGGCGTCGACGGCCTTGTCGTCGCCGACGAGCGGGCCGACGTGGTCGCCGCGGTCGCCGCCAAACATGGTGCCAAACCGGCGGATTCGGTCGAGGAACTGCTGTCATCGGGCATCGACGGTGTCATTGTGTCGGCCGCAACGCCCGCGCATGCCGAGCTGACACTGGCCGCCGTCCATCGCGGTCTGCCGACCTTCTGCGAGAAGCCGATCGCCGCGACCGCAGCGGAGAGCGCGCACGTTGCCGAGGTGATCGCCCGGTCCGGTGTGCCGGTACAGGTCGGCTACCAGAGGCGGTTCGACGCCGCGTTCGCCGCCGCCAAGCGCGCTGTCGACGACGGCTCACTGGGTCTGCTGCACACCGTGCGCAGCACCACGATGGATCCCGCCCCCCCGCCGATGGAATACATCGAAGGTTCCGGCGGCATCTTCCGCGACTGCGCCGTGCACGATTTCGACGTGCTGCGCTGGATCACCGGCCAGCAGCCCGTCGAGGTGTACGCCACCGGCAGCGTGCAGGGCGACCCGCGGTTCACCGAATACGGCGACGTCGACACCGCCGCGGTGGTGGTCAGGTTCGATCAGGGCACGATCGGGCTGGTGTCGGCGGCCCGCTACAACGGCCGCGGTTACGACTGCCGGCTCGAGGTGCACGGCTTCCACGACACAGTGGTCGCAGGCTGGGACCAGGGCGCACCGGTGCGAAATGTGGACCCGGCCAACGAGTTTCCGACCGGACCGGCGCATCACTTCTTCATGGATCGCTTCACCGAGGCGTTCCGCGCCGAGCTGAGCGCCTTCGTCGACGTTGTCAACGGCACGGCCGCGCCCGCGTGCACGGTGGCCGATGCGGTCGAGGTGGCATGGCTGGCGGAGGCCGCGACGGAGTCATTGCGCCGGGGCGTCCCGGTACGAATCGAAGAAGTGAGGTCATCGTGA
- a CDS encoding sugar phosphate isomerase/epimerase family protein, giving the protein MKIAGAPISWGVCEVPGWGYQLDPQRVLAEMRDVGLAATELGPEGFLPSDPAELTALLDSFGLSCVGTFAPVLLHDAHHDPLPDIADPVDALLACGAEVLVLAAATGTDGYDSRPALDDDQWATLLANLDRLAAAAAKRGVLAVLHPHVGTMVETRDDVDRVLAGSQIKLCLDTGHLLIGGTDPLQLAREVPDRIAHTHLKDVDAALAARVQAGELTYTEAVRDGMYTPLGGGDVDIAGIVTALRSNGFDGWFVMEQDTILDSVPTDEGPLRDVRTSVEYISEVGRSVPV; this is encoded by the coding sequence GTGAAGATCGCCGGTGCGCCGATTTCCTGGGGTGTGTGCGAAGTGCCGGGTTGGGGCTATCAGCTCGACCCGCAACGCGTCCTTGCAGAGATGCGCGACGTGGGTTTGGCCGCAACGGAATTGGGGCCCGAGGGCTTCCTGCCGTCCGATCCCGCCGAGCTGACCGCGCTGCTCGACTCGTTCGGGCTGAGCTGTGTGGGCACCTTCGCGCCGGTCCTGCTGCATGACGCCCACCATGATCCGCTGCCCGACATCGCCGACCCGGTCGACGCGCTGCTGGCATGCGGCGCAGAAGTTCTCGTGCTCGCCGCGGCGACCGGCACCGACGGCTACGATTCCCGCCCGGCGCTCGACGACGACCAATGGGCAACGCTGCTGGCCAATCTCGACCGGCTGGCGGCAGCGGCGGCGAAGCGAGGCGTGCTGGCCGTGCTCCATCCGCATGTCGGCACGATGGTAGAGACCCGCGATGACGTCGACCGCGTGCTGGCCGGTTCCCAGATCAAGCTGTGCCTGGACACCGGGCACCTGCTGATCGGCGGCACCGACCCGCTGCAGCTCGCCCGCGAGGTGCCTGACCGCATCGCCCACACCCACCTCAAGGATGTCGATGCCGCGCTGGCCGCTCGTGTTCAGGCCGGCGAGCTGACTTACACCGAGGCCGTGCGCGACGGTATGTACACCCCGCTCGGCGGTGGCGACGTCGACATTGCAGGCATCGTCACAGCATTGCGCAGCAACGGTTTTGACGGCTGGTTCGTGATGGAGCAGGACACCATTCTCGATTCGGTGCCGACCGACGAGGGACCGCTGCGCGATGTGCGGACCAGTGTCGAGTACATCAGCGAGGTGGGGCGGTCAGTTCCGGTATGA
- a CDS encoding Gfo/Idh/MocA family protein, translated as MSLRIGVLGASRIAELAIVGPAQELGHRLVAVAARDPQRAELFAEKYGVERVLASYEDVVSDPDVDVVYNPLANALHAPWNLAAIAAGKPVLTEKPFARDRAEAQQVAAAADAAGITVMEGFHYLFHPATRRALQLAGDGTLGELVHVEARMAMPAPEDDDPRWSLELAGGALMDLGCYGLHVMRQLGHPSIVRAHAEQRSPGVDAWCDVDLAFPGGATGLSANSMVADDYSFTLRIVGTQGDVLVHNFIKPHDDDRLTINTSDGTTVERGGTRPSYTYQLEAFAAHVQHGAPLPLDTTDAVQNMAYVDAAYRAAGMAPR; from the coding sequence ATGAGCCTACGCATTGGAGTGCTCGGCGCGTCGCGGATCGCAGAGCTCGCGATCGTCGGGCCCGCGCAGGAGCTTGGACATCGGTTGGTCGCCGTCGCGGCGCGTGATCCGCAGCGAGCCGAGCTCTTCGCCGAAAAGTACGGCGTGGAACGCGTTTTGGCGTCCTATGAGGACGTGGTCAGCGATCCCGACGTCGACGTTGTGTACAACCCGTTGGCCAATGCACTGCACGCGCCGTGGAACCTGGCGGCCATCGCGGCAGGTAAACCGGTGCTGACCGAAAAACCTTTCGCCCGCGACCGGGCGGAAGCGCAGCAGGTCGCCGCAGCGGCCGATGCCGCAGGCATCACCGTGATGGAGGGGTTTCACTACCTGTTTCATCCCGCCACCCGCCGCGCGCTGCAACTGGCAGGCGACGGCACGCTCGGTGAGCTGGTACATGTCGAGGCGCGGATGGCCATGCCCGCCCCGGAGGACGACGACCCGCGCTGGTCGCTGGAATTGGCCGGTGGCGCGCTGATGGACCTAGGCTGCTACGGCCTTCACGTGATGCGTCAGCTGGGGCATCCGTCGATCGTTCGCGCTCACGCCGAACAACGCAGCCCTGGCGTCGACGCGTGGTGCGACGTCGATCTGGCGTTTCCCGGCGGGGCGACCGGGCTGAGCGCGAACTCGATGGTCGCCGATGACTATTCGTTCACGCTGCGCATCGTCGGCACCCAGGGAGATGTGTTGGTGCACAACTTCATCAAGCCGCACGACGACGACCGGCTGACGATCAATACGTCCGACGGCACCACCGTCGAGCGTGGGGGCACACGGCCGTCGTACACCTATCAGCTCGAGGCGTTCGCCGCCCACGTGCAGCACGGCGCACCATTGCCACTCGACACCACCGACGCGGTGCAGAATATGGCCTACGTCGACGCCGCGTACCGCGCGGCGGGGATGGCGCCGCGCTAA
- a CDS encoding GMC family oxidoreductase N-terminal domain-containing protein codes for MSTEKRADIVIIGSGFGGAVAAWRLGSPDRKVVVLERGRDWSLPENGGTPQGLRDYLYSSRMPGLLNGWLDIRFLDQMMVATGAGVGGGSLIYANVCIEARDEVFKSGWPSQITACEMRKWYRMVNDVLKPQHIPQAQLNPRVHLLKTAATELGLEPKYETLPLAVKFDQSPRAGGAQPWSPSQPYASGTCVHCGDCVIGCTHGAKQTLDQNYLKYATENGNDTEIRPLSMVTHIEEGPDGAWRVNFLKLDERPGRRKRQIVGKIVILAAGSIGSTEILLRSRDGFRTLKNLPRALGRGWSPNGDFLTLARYPNKSLQPTKGPTIGARIDLLTGVDLPNDDMIGNDGRIFIEDGGLPNFGAHLLKAWKTKRGPKGWAYRKASDLTDFSDMIPWFGQSIDAADGEFSLQNPMRFWRARTRLNWNPQCSSSALDAFSDLHVAMTLATGGEPRPLWTWKRLRMLVTPHPLGGCNMAAAPGAGVTTHTGEVHGYHNLFVMDGSVIPRAIGRNPSKTIAAVAERSCAILCDELSTRLNDATTQI; via the coding sequence GTGAGCACCGAGAAGCGGGCCGACATCGTCATCATCGGAAGCGGGTTCGGTGGCGCCGTCGCGGCCTGGCGGTTGGGCAGCCCGGATCGCAAAGTCGTTGTGCTTGAACGTGGTAGGGACTGGTCGCTGCCGGAGAACGGCGGAACGCCGCAAGGCCTTCGCGACTATCTGTATTCCAGCAGGATGCCGGGTCTGCTCAACGGCTGGCTGGACATCCGCTTCCTGGACCAGATGATGGTGGCCACGGGTGCCGGCGTCGGCGGTGGCTCGCTGATTTACGCCAACGTGTGTATCGAGGCGCGGGATGAGGTGTTCAAAAGCGGCTGGCCGTCGCAGATCACGGCCTGCGAGATGCGCAAGTGGTACCGCATGGTCAACGACGTGTTGAAGCCGCAGCACATTCCGCAGGCTCAACTCAACCCAAGAGTGCATCTGCTGAAAACCGCCGCGACAGAGCTGGGTCTGGAGCCCAAATACGAAACCCTTCCGCTCGCTGTGAAATTCGACCAGAGCCCGCGGGCAGGAGGGGCGCAGCCATGGAGCCCATCGCAACCATATGCCTCCGGTACCTGTGTGCACTGCGGCGATTGCGTGATCGGCTGTACCCACGGCGCCAAGCAGACTCTCGACCAGAACTACCTCAAGTACGCGACGGAAAACGGCAACGACACCGAGATCCGGCCGCTTTCAATGGTCACCCACATCGAGGAGGGGCCCGACGGTGCATGGCGGGTGAATTTCCTCAAACTCGATGAGCGACCGGGACGTCGCAAGCGCCAGATCGTCGGCAAGATCGTGATACTCGCCGCGGGATCCATCGGATCGACCGAGATCCTGCTGCGCTCGCGTGACGGCTTCCGCACGCTGAAGAACCTGCCGCGTGCGCTCGGACGTGGGTGGAGCCCCAACGGCGATTTCCTGACCCTGGCCCGCTACCCGAACAAGAGCCTGCAGCCCACCAAGGGCCCCACCATCGGCGCCCGGATCGACCTGCTCACGGGCGTCGACCTGCCCAACGACGACATGATCGGCAACGACGGCCGGATCTTCATCGAAGACGGCGGCCTGCCGAACTTTGGTGCGCACCTGCTGAAGGCATGGAAAACGAAACGCGGGCCGAAGGGCTGGGCGTACCGAAAAGCCAGTGACCTCACCGACTTCAGCGACATGATTCCGTGGTTCGGCCAGTCGATCGACGCCGCCGACGGTGAGTTCTCACTGCAGAATCCGATGAGGTTCTGGCGGGCCAGAACACGGCTGAACTGGAACCCGCAATGCTCGTCCAGCGCGCTGGATGCCTTCAGCGACCTTCATGTGGCGATGACGCTGGCGACCGGTGGCGAGCCAAGGCCGCTGTGGACGTGGAAGCGTCTGCGCATGCTCGTCACGCCACATCCGCTGGGTGGCTGCAATATGGCGGCGGCGCCAGGCGCCGGGGTCACGACACACACCGGCGAGGTGCACGGCTACCACAACTTGTTCGTGATGGACGGGTCGGTGATTCCGCGGGCCATTGGGCGCAACCCATCCAAAACCATTGCCGCTGTTGCCGAACGCAGCTGCGCGATCTTGTGTGACGAGCTGTCCACTCGTCTCAACGACGCGACGACCCAAATTTAG